Sequence from the Candidatus Eisenbacteria bacterium genome:
CTGCGCCGAGGCCGACCTGCCGCCCGGCGTCGTCAACTGGGTGACGGGGCAGTCGACGGCCATCAGCCAGGCCCTGTGCGAGGATCCGCGCATCGACAAGATCAGCTTCACGGGCAGCGTCGCGACCGGCAAGGCGATCATGGCGGCCGCGTCGAAGACGCTGAAGCGCGTGCACCTGGAGCTCGGCGGCAAGTCGGTCGGCCTCTACCTCGACACCGACAACCTCCAGATGCAGGCGATGACGGCGAGCGGGCCGGCGATGTTCCACGCCGGACAGGGCTGCGCCATGTCGACGCGCGTGCTCGTGCCCCAGGACAAGCACGACGAGTTCGTCGGGGTCATGGCGGGCTTCGTGCAGGGCATGGTGAAGGTCGGCAATCCCGCCGATCCGACCGTCATGCTGGGGCCCGTCGTGCGCGAGGAGCGACGCGTGAAGATCGAGGAGTACATCGAGGCCGGGAAGAAGGAGGGCGCGACGCTGGTCACCGGCGGGGGACGCCCGAAGGACCTGCCCAAGGGCTACTTCCTCGAGCCGACCATCTTCGCCAACGTCTCCAACACGATCCGCATCGCGCGCGAGGAGATCTTCGGACCCGTCGTCGCCGTGATTCCGTACAAGGACGTCGACGACGCCGTGCGGATCGCGAACGATTCCACGTATGGCCTGGGCGGCGGCATCTCGTCCTCCGACGTCGGCAAGGCGGTCGAGGTCGCCAAGCGCATCCGCACCGGCGTCGTGTGGATCAACAACGGGCTCCTGCCCATGACCGACGCGCCCTTCGGCGGCTTCAAGGAAAGCGGCATCGGCCGCGAGGGCGGCAAGTGGGGCATGGAGGAGTACACGGAGATCCAGCAGATCACGTGGAAGGCGTGAGCCAGCGGGCGCGGGGCCGGCGCGAGCTACGGCGCCGAACGGAACGTTGCTCCGCGCGCCGGCGCGAGATCGGCTTCGAAGCACGTCGGCGCGTCGCCTCGCACTAGGCGAACCCGCAACGCTGCCGGGAGCTGGAGCGCTTCGGGAAGCCCTTTCGCCTTCAGCGTGATGCGGCTGCCCGCGGCCGTGGACGCGAGGCGAAGGACGCTGACGCCGTCCTGCGCCGCGGCCGGATCGCGATAGCGGAAGCCGCGAGGGGTCTCCTTCCAGCACGGGCCCGCGCCGCACGTAGCGGCTCCGGGTATCGTCAGCTCGGCGAGCGCGTGATCCGTCTCGTCGGCGCCGTCGACCAGGCAGAGCGTCAGGTCGGTCGCCGCCGTCGGGTCGCCGAAGCTCGCAGCGCCCACCGGCGTCGCGCTCTGCCAGGTCCAGCGCAGACGGTCGCCAGCGTTGCCGCCAGGCACTCGCGACAACGCCGAGGTGTCCGCGGCGGTGCAGCCCGCCTCGACCGGGACCACGTGTGCGCACGTGCCGGCGCGGCAGACGTCCGCCGTGCACGCACTGCCGTCGTCGTCGCACGGGCTCTCGTCGGCCTCGAGGGTGCAGGCGGCGCTGCAGCAGTCACCGTCGGCGGTGTTGCCGTCGTCGCACGCCTCGCCGGACTCGACGCGCCCATTGCCGCAGGTGGCGACGACGAAGCGGGCGGCGAGGAGCTCGTCCGTACTCTGCACCGTCGCGACGACGTGCCCGTCGTCGGGCATTGCGACGGAGAAGAGCGGCGGTGTCCGGCCGATCGCGAGGCCGCCGTCGCCGAACGCGGGATCGAGCCGCCCGTCCGTGAGAAAGCGCGCGAGGACCCCGGTGCACGCGACCCCGGGCTCGCACGTCTGCCCGACTACGACGATGCTGCCGTCGGGCCCGAGGACGGCGTCGAACGGATCGTCGCGGCCCGGCCCGATGGCGGTGACGGTGACGCCCCCGTCGCCGAAGGTGGGATCCAGGGTGCCGTCCACGGCGTAGCGGACCACGGCGAACTCGTGGTCGCCGGGTGCGACCGTGGTGCCGCCGACCCCGACGATCTTGCCGTCGGCTTGGCCGAGGAGCTTCCGGAGAGAGTCGGACCCGGCGCCGAGCGACGTGGTGACGATACCGTCGGTACCGAAATTCGGATCCAGGTCGGAGCCACCGAGCAATCGAAAGAGCACGAAGTCTCCGCGCTCCGTGCCGCCGTATACGACCGCGTCGCTCTGCTCGAGCACGTCGGCGCCCGACGACGGGCCGTCCAGGAAGAAGATGCCGCTGCCGGAGCCCAGGGGGAGACTCCCTCCGACGAAATCGTCGTCGGTCGCCGCGAAGTCGATGGTCCGATCGGGACGCACCGCGAGGCCGGCGACCTCGCGGGCCAGGGCCGAGTTGCGGAAGCCGTCGATGCCGAAGTCGCGGTCGAACACGCCGTCGGTGAAGTAGCGGGTCATGATGAGAAGCCTCGATGTCTCGCCCGTGCCGAGGAGCGTCGTCGTGATGCCCGCGGCGACGACCTTCCCGTCGGGGTCGAGCGCGAGCCGGCGTACGACCGCGCCGTCGGCGAGAGGGAGGCGCGTGTGGACGAGACCGGCGTCGCCGAAGTCGAGCAGGGGCAAGCCCTGCGCATCGAATCGCACGAGAACGAACTTGCGTACGCCGTCCCCTTCGGGGTCGCCGGTGCCGCCGACGATCACGGAGCCGTCGGGCAGCGCCAGCACGTCGTTGCCCTGCCCCCGGGACACCGCTCGGCGCGCGATGCCCCCACTCCCGAAGGTGGGGTCGAGGTCGCCGGGCCGCGTCGCAGCGTCTGCCGTTGCCTCCACGAGGCCGAGGCAAGCGAGAGCCGTGAGCGACCGAACGAGGCGCGAGGTCATGCGATTCTCCTTCTGGCCACCTACGCCCGAGTCCACCCGGCGGATGCAGGGAGCGCGGCATCAGAGTTTCCGCGCCTTCCAGATCTCCTCCGACGGCCAGCGGCGCGCCCACTCGAGCGGCACGAACTGCCAGCGCCCCGACGACGCGTCGGGCGCGGGGCGTACCTCGATCAGGTCCTCGACCGTGAACCCGTGGCGGCGAAGGAGCCGCACCCACTCGCCGTGCGGCAGGTGGAAGTACACCGAGCCGTCGCTCGGATCGACGTCACGTCGCATGCCGAAGTAGTCGTTCACGAGCGTCGTGCCGGCGGCAGATGCGTCGATCGGCCAGCAGGCCTGGAGGAGGGGTGTGTTGCTGAGGAAGGCGAGCAGGCCACCCGGACGCAGCAGGCGCGCGGCTTCTGCGACCCAGCGCTCGGGGTCGACCCACAGCGCGGCGCCGTATTCGTTGAAGACGGCGTCGAAGCTCGCATCGCGCAGCGGTACGGCGGCGGCGTCGGCGTGGATCAGCGGGAAGACGGGTCCGATCTCGCGCTGCAGGAGGCGTGCGCTCGCGAGCTGCGCCGGCGAGTTGTCGAGCCCGACCACCCGCGCGCCGCGCCGCGCGAGCCAGGCCGACTGGTAGGCCGTGCCACAGCCGAGCTCGAGCACGTTCTTTCCGGCGACGTCGCCGAACACGCCGAGCTCGCGCTCGGGCACGTGCCAGATGCCCCAGCACGGCTCGGTCGACGCCCAGCTTCGCCGGCCGTCGACGCGATAGTCCTCGGCCCAGGCGTTCCAGACGGCGCGATTGCGACGTGCGTCCTCGCCGGCGCTCGGGGCCATCGGTCTAGAGCAGCGTCCCGCCGAGCACGACGCTCCCCACGGTGAAGTAGATGACGATGCCGCTGACGTCGACGAGCGTTGCCACGAACGGCGCCGAGGCGCTCGCGGGGTCGAAGCCGAGGCGCGTCAGCAGCATCGGCAGCGTGGCGCCGACCAGCGTGCCCCACATGACGACACCGATGAGGCTCGCCGCCACCGTGATCGCGATCAGGAGGTAGTGGTCGCCGTAGAGGCCGAAGAGCGCCTGCCAGGCGAGGATCCGCACGAGACCGATCGTGGCCAGGATCGCGCCGAGCGAGAGGCCCGCTGCGATCTCGCGGCGCACGACGCGCCACCAGTCGCGCAGTCGCAGCTCCTGCAGCGCCATGGCGCGGATCACGAGCGTCGAGGCCTGCGAGCCGGAGTTGCCGCCGCTCGAGATGATGAGCGGCACGAACAGCGCGAGCACGACGGCGCGCGCGATCTCGCGCTCGAAGTAGCCCATCGCCGTCGCCGTGAACATCTCGCCGATGAAGAGCGCGGAGAGCCAGCCGGCGCGCTTGCGGACCATCTGGCGGAAGCTCACGTCCAGGTACGGCGCGTCGAGGGCTTCCATGCCGCCGATCTTCTGGATGTCTTCGGTCGCCTCCTCGCGCACGACGTCGACGATGTCGTCGACGGTGACGATGCCCTTCATCCGGCGGTCCTTGTCGACGACCGGAATGGCGATGAAGTTGTGCTCCGCGAACAGGGCCGAGAGCGCCTCCTGGTCCATCTCCTCCTCGGCGACGACGACGTCGGTGCGCATGACGTCGCGCACGCGTCGCTCGGGCGGTGCGATGAGGAGGTCCCGGAACGTGATGACGCCGAGGAGCTTCTGATCGGGATCGAGCACGTAGACGTAATAGAGCGTCTCGGCGTGCTCGCGCGCCTGGCGCCGCAGGTAGCTGGTCGCTTCGTCGACGCTCATCTCCGGACGGAGGCGGACGTAGCGCGGGTTCATGAGACCGCCGGCGTCGTCCTCGGCGTAGGCGAGGAGGGCCACGACCTCTTTTCGCGTCGAGTCGTCGAGCAGCCCGAGCAGCCGCGGTCGATCCTCGATCGGTGCTTCCTGGATCACGTCGGCGGTGTCGTCGGGCGGCAGCAGACGCATCCACGTCCGGGCCTCCTGCGGCGGCGCAGCGAGAAAGAGCTCCGTCTGGTCACGTGTCTCGAGGGCCTGAATCAGCTCCTCGGCTTCGGTCCACGTGAGCAGGCGGAGCCCTTCCAGCCGCTCGCCGGCCGACAGGACGTCCCACGCGTCCTTCAGCTCCTCGGCTCGGAGGGGCGTGATCGTCGGCCCACTCCACGCGCTCGTTTCGGCGCTCATGGCTCGGTCCTCGTCTTGGCCCAGAGCGGGTGCCAAGAGGGCGAGCCGCGCTGGGGTTCCTACCTGTGGAGACGGCGATTGCCGTCGCTACTCATACCGGGGTGGAGGTAGCGCAGTTTGGCGCGAGGGTCCAGCCGCGCTCGCCCGTTTGAACGGCGGGGTGTGGGGGGTTATTCCTGCGGGGTCATGGCGACGATGATCACGAGCGAGTGCATCAACTGCGGCGCCTGCGAGCCGGAGTGTCCGAACACCGCCATCTATCAGGGCGGCGTCGACTGGCAGGCCCCGGACGGCGCCATGCACAAGCCGCTCTCGAACGACATCTTCTACATCGTCCCCGAGAAGTGCACCGAGTGCGTCGGCTTCCACGACCACGAGGCCTGCGCGGCCGTGTGCCCGGTCGACTGCTGCGTGCCGAACCCCGACATTCCGGAGACGCACGACGTGCTGCTGCTGCGCGCCCGCGCGCTCCATCCGGGCGAGAGCATCCCCGACGACGCCCCGTCGCGCTTCAAGAAGGAAGGCGGCGAGGCGCCGAAGGCGGCCGCGGCACCGGCGGGCGCGCCGGCTGCGCCCGCGGCGGTGGCGCCGGTCGCGGCGGCCGCCGCCACCGACGTCGTCTACGAGGCGGCGCCGGGGCTCGCCATCCCGTCGCCCGATGAGTGGGAGATCCCGATCCGCTGCTATCGCTGCACGGGCGAGTACACGGTGCCGTTCGATCGCTTCCAGGCGGGCGTCGTGTTCCGCTGCCCGCACTGCCTCGGCTCGCTCGTCCCGACGCTCAGCATGGTGCGCGCGGTGCGCGAGGCCATCGAGGGCTTTCACGCGAAGTGGTCGGATGCGTTCGCGCGGTTCCACGACAAGCGCCAGCGCGAGCTCGAGCTGTTCGAGGAGCGCCAGCGTCAGGAGCTGGAAGAGTTCGGGGCGAAGCTCGGGAAGGTCGTCGGCCGCGAGCGCGCGCCCGGCGCGCCGACCAAGCGCAAGCCGTTCTTCAGTTTCTAGTAGGTGCGACAGCGCCTCTACGACTACCTGCTCGAGCGGCCCGCCGGCGCGACGCCCGACGAGCTGTCGCAGCTCGTCTTCACCTCGCCCGGGCGCGATCGCGAGTTCGCGCACCGCATCGTCGCGCTCCTCCTGGACGCCGACGCGCGCTTCCATTTCGACGAGGGCAGGGGCCGCTGGACGGTCCGCGACCACGAGCTGCTCGCGCGCCCGCTCGCGGAGACGGCGTTCGTCGTCGTCGACCTCGAGACCACCGGGCGCGCACCGGGCGCGACCGGCATCACCGAGATCGGCGCCGTACGCGTGCAGGGGGGACGCCTGCACGAGACGTTCGCGACGCTCGTGAACCCCGGCCACCCGATCCCGCCGTTCATCAGCGGCCTCACGGGAATCACCGACGAGATGGTCGCGGGTGCGCCGCCCATCGCGGACGCGCTGCGGGGGTTTCTCGCCTTCGCCGGCGACGCCATCCTCGTGGCCCACAACGCCGCGTTCGACATGGGCCACTTGAACGCCGCGCGCCGCGCGCTCGAGGGACGCGCCGTCGACCTTCCGGCCGTCTGCACGCTGCGCCTCGCGCGCCGGCTCCAGCCCGAGCTCGAGCGCAAGGGGCTCGACAGCGTCGCGAGCGCGCTCGGCATCGGCATCGTCGATCGCCACCGTGGCCTGGGCGACGCGCGCATCACGGCCGAGGTGCTGTGCGTGTTCCTGGAGCAGCTCGCGGCGCGCGGCGTGACGCGCGTGGGTGACCTGCTCGCTTTCCAGCGCCAGGCGCCCGACGGCGAGCCCTGGGAAGTCCACGTGCCGCTCGACCGGCTCGCCGACGTCCCCCCGACGCCGGGTGTGTATCGGCTCCTCGACGAGGACGGCCGCCTGCTCTACGTCGGGCGGGCGCGGCGCCTGCGGGATCGCCTCGCGAGCTACTTCGCGAGCCCCGAGGGCCATTCGTCGCACACGCTGGCGCTCGTGCGCCTGGTGCACGACTTCACGATCGTCGAGACGGGCTCCGAGCTGGCGGCGGCGTTGCTGGAGGCGCGGCTCATCCACGACGAGCGTCCACCGCGCAACCGCAACCGCCGTCACCTGCCGCGTCTCGGCTTCCTCAAGCTGAACCCGCGCAGCGCGGCGCCGCGCCTGGCCGTCACGCATCGCCTCGGGACGGACCGCGCGCTCTATCTGGGTCCGCTCGACTCGATCGACCTCGCGCGGCGTGCGCAGGAGACGCTGGCGCGCGCCTTCGGGCTGCGGACGCGCATCTCCGACCCGCCGCCGGATCCGAACGTCTACCCGTCACGCGTCGAGTCGTTTCGCGCCTTTGCCGAAGGACGGGCCGATCTCATGGCCGGTGATCTCACCGAAGCGGATCGCGCGACCCTCACGACGATGCGCGATCGGCTCGCGGCGCGCGCCCGCATCGTCACCCGGCAGAACTACGTCGTCCTGCTGCCGACCGTCGCGCGCGAGGAGGCGCAGCTCTACGTCGTGCTGGGCGGGCGGCTCGCGTTCGAGTCCCGGCTCGGCGCCGACGGCGACCTGCGCGCCGCGATGAGCGTCATCCGCGAGCGCTTCGGCCGCTATCAGAGCCTGCCGCTCGAGCGTGCCGACGTCGAGGCGACGACGGTCCTCGCCGGATGGCTCCGCGACCGGCGTCGCGAGGGGATCTTCCTGCCGTTCGACGATCCCGGCCACCTCGAGGAGCAGCTCGACCAGCTGACGGTGACGCTCCACGACCTGCGCCAGCGCGGTCCGCTCCCGGCGATCGACGGCTTGCGGTGAGCACGACGCGCCTCATCGTCAGCGGCGACGACTTCGGCGCCGCGGTCGAGGTGAACGAGGGCATCGTCCGCGCCCACGAGCACGGCATCCTCACCTCGACGAGCCTCATGGTGACGGGCGAGGCCGCCGCCCACGCGGTCGAGCTCGCGCGCACCCGTGCGACGCTCGCGGTGGGGCTCCACCTCGTCATGGCGCAAGGGCGGGCCGCCACGCCGCCGCGGGCGATCCCGGAGCTCGTCGGGGCCGACGGCGCGTTCCGCGACACGCCCATACGAAACGGCCTCCGCTACGCGTGGGCGTACGTCCGCCGCGTCGGGCGGGCGCAGCTCGTGCGCGAGATCGAAGCCCAGCTCGAGGCGTTCACGCGCACCGGGCTCCCCCTCGCGCACGTCGACGGGCATCTGAACATGCACCTCCACCCGATGATGCTGCCGATCCTCATCGAGCTGGCCCCGCGCTACGGCATCCGGGCCATGCGGCTCTCGCGCGAGGATCTGGGCGCGGCCCTGCGGTACGATCGACGGCACGGTCTGCGCAAGCGCTTCGAGGGCGTCGTCTTCCACACGCTCGCGGCTTGGGCCGCGCCGCGGCTGCGCGCCGCAGGCATCGTCACGACCGAGCGCGT
This genomic interval carries:
- a CDS encoding aldehyde dehydrogenase family protein; translated protein: MGAAQMFIDGKWTPAKSGKTYDVPNPATEETIGNAPDGGVEDMQRAIAAARKAFDEGPWPKSSRHERHRALMRIADAMERRKEEMRTLLVAEAAATYIEHSVQVDAPIDQARAYAELALRFEFEEQLPSRASMGPLGPQMNSGIVYRHPVGVCGMIPTWNFPVFVAMQKLGPALATGCTMVFKSSPYGPLINLFLAEICAEADLPPGVVNWVTGQSTAISQALCEDPRIDKISFTGSVATGKAIMAAASKTLKRVHLELGGKSVGLYLDTDNLQMQAMTASGPAMFHAGQGCAMSTRVLVPQDKHDEFVGVMAGFVQGMVKVGNPADPTVMLGPVVREERRVKIEEYIEAGKKEGATLVTGGGRPKDLPKGYFLEPTIFANVSNTIRIAREEIFGPVVAVIPYKDVDDAVRIANDSTYGLGGGISSSDVGKAVEVAKRIRTGVVWINNGLLPMTDAPFGGFKESGIGREGGKWGMEEYTEIQQITWKA
- a CDS encoding class I SAM-dependent methyltransferase; translated protein: MAPSAGEDARRNRAVWNAWAEDYRVDGRRSWASTEPCWGIWHVPERELGVFGDVAGKNVLELGCGTAYQSAWLARRGARVVGLDNSPAQLASARLLQREIGPVFPLIHADAAAVPLRDASFDAVFNEYGAALWVDPERWVAEAARLLRPGGLLAFLSNTPLLQACWPIDASAAGTTLVNDYFGMRRDVDPSDGSVYFHLPHGEWVRLLRRHGFTVEDLIEVRPAPDASSGRWQFVPLEWARRWPSEEIWKARKL
- the mgtE gene encoding magnesium transporter, which produces MSAETSAWSGPTITPLRAEELKDAWDVLSAGERLEGLRLLTWTEAEELIQALETRDQTELFLAAPPQEARTWMRLLPPDDTADVIQEAPIEDRPRLLGLLDDSTRKEVVALLAYAEDDAGGLMNPRYVRLRPEMSVDEATSYLRRQAREHAETLYYVYVLDPDQKLLGVITFRDLLIAPPERRVRDVMRTDVVVAEEEMDQEALSALFAEHNFIAIPVVDKDRRMKGIVTVDDIVDVVREEATEDIQKIGGMEALDAPYLDVSFRQMVRKRAGWLSALFIGEMFTATAMGYFEREIARAVVLALFVPLIISSGGNSGSQASTLVIRAMALQELRLRDWWRVVRREIAAGLSLGAILATIGLVRILAWQALFGLYGDHYLLIAITVAASLIGVVMWGTLVGATLPMLLTRLGFDPASASAPFVATLVDVSGIVIYFTVGSVVLGGTLL
- a CDS encoding exonuclease domain-containing protein — encoded protein: MRQRLYDYLLERPAGATPDELSQLVFTSPGRDREFAHRIVALLLDADARFHFDEGRGRWTVRDHELLARPLAETAFVVVDLETTGRAPGATGITEIGAVRVQGGRLHETFATLVNPGHPIPPFISGLTGITDEMVAGAPPIADALRGFLAFAGDAILVAHNAAFDMGHLNAARRALEGRAVDLPAVCTLRLARRLQPELERKGLDSVASALGIGIVDRHRGLGDARITAEVLCVFLEQLAARGVTRVGDLLAFQRQAPDGEPWEVHVPLDRLADVPPTPGVYRLLDEDGRLLYVGRARRLRDRLASYFASPEGHSSHTLALVRLVHDFTIVETGSELAAALLEARLIHDERPPRNRNRRHLPRLGFLKLNPRSAAPRLAVTHRLGTDRALYLGPLDSIDLARRAQETLARAFGLRTRISDPPPDPNVYPSRVESFRAFAEGRADLMAGDLTEADRATLTTMRDRLAARARIVTRQNYVVLLPTVAREEAQLYVVLGGRLAFESRLGADGDLRAAMSVIRERFGRYQSLPLERADVEATTVLAGWLRDRRREGIFLPFDDPGHLEEQLDQLTVTLHDLRQRGPLPAIDGLR
- the hpnK gene encoding hopanoid biosynthesis-associated protein HpnK encodes the protein MSTTRLIVSGDDFGAAVEVNEGIVRAHEHGILTSTSLMVTGEAAAHAVELARTRATLAVGLHLVMAQGRAATPPRAIPELVGADGAFRDTPIRNGLRYAWAYVRRVGRAQLVREIEAQLEAFTRTGLPLAHVDGHLNMHLHPMMLPILIELAPRYGIRAMRLSREDLGAALRYDRRHGLRKRFEGVVFHTLAAWAAPRLRAAGIVTTERVFGMHQTGHVDERYLLHVIASLPPGASEIYCHPATGQAAAMARYQQGYDHEGEVAGLTSPRVAEAIRAAGIRLTSYRELAAA